In a genomic window of Chaetodon auriga isolate fChaAug3 chromosome 1, fChaAug3.hap1, whole genome shotgun sequence:
- the cdkn2aip gene encoding CDKN2A-interacting protein isoform X1, with the protein MQFVSGTQGNSNCYLNNAIISQVSREAPVVCRLKTLTRMAGERSGEDIVSEYLGQNPQLAQWVDTLRGYCETNKQWLARREFILRNMEAFPTVEPGVPSSSLDRLLSLSMVWANHVFLGCSYPQAVMDKIKEMSEGMVVEDAPVHRTTMDGALAKGKRSATTEGDADSFVKRAKCGPNELDSRPAGRTATRPMGQKSGPPPQAPAEHQPFFNRLYKAVAWKLVSAGGFGPNLDHFEILRSCVESCKQTLACVFVPLKDITGLPAGRTQKEGHVCEIRCQTVYMGTGYGRDESAAKAMASKEALKVFQGRKVTVKICRRRYKGKDVEDLMLLDEQPRSQGFPPALSYPFQDEQLEDASS; encoded by the exons ATGCAGTTTGTTAGTGGCACTCAGGGAAACAGTAACTGTTATCTTAACAACGCCATTATCAGCCAAGTTAGCCGCGAAGCACCAGTTGTATGCCGTCTAAAAACGCTAACTA ggaTGGCGGGGGAGAGGAGCGGAGAGGACATAGTTTCAGAATACCTGGGCCAGAACCCGCAGCTGGCCCAATGGGTCGACACTTTGAGGGGCTACTGTGAGACCAACAAACAGTGGTTAGCTCGGAGAGAGTTCATCCTGAGGAACATGGAGGCTTTCCCCACGGTGGAGCCAGGAGTCcccagcagcagtctggacaggctgttgtctctgtccatggtgtGGGCCAATCACGTTTTCCTCGGCTGCAG CTATCCACAGGCGGTAATGGACAAGATCAAGGAGATGAGTGAGGGGATGGTTGTGGAAGATGCCCCAGTTCACAGAACAACAATGGACGGAGCCCTGGCCAAAGGGAAGCGGAGTGCCACGACTG AGGGCGATGCTGACAGCTTTGTGAAAAGAGCTAAATGTGGGCCTAATGAGCTCGACAGTCGACCTGCTGGGAGGACCGCGACGCGGCCCATGGGTCAGAAATCAGGACCTCCTCCGCAGGCTCCAGCAGAGCACCAGCCCTTCTTCAACCGCCTCTACAAGGCGGTGGCCTGGAAGTTGGTGTCGGCAGGGGGCTTCGGTCCCAACTTGGACCATTTTGAGATACTTCGTAGCTGTGTAGAGTCGTGTAAACAGACCctggcctgtgtgtttgtgccactgAAGGATATTACGGGCCTCCCCGCGGGTCGCACTCAGAAGGAAGGCCACGTGTGCGAGATccgctgtcagactgtttacatgGGGACAGGATACGGGCGCGATGAGTCCGCCGCCAAAGCCATGGCTTCCAAAGAGGCCCTAAAAGTCTTTCAGGGGCGAAAAGTGACAGTAAAGATCTGCCGACGGAGGTACAAAGGCAAAGACGTGGAGGATTTGATGTTGTTGGACGAACAGCCTCGGAGTCAGGGCTTTCCTCCTGCACTCAGCTACCCTTTTCAGGACGAGCAGCTGGAAGACGCGTCTTCGTAG
- the cdkn2aip gene encoding CDKN2A-interacting protein isoform X2, which yields MAGERSGEDIVSEYLGQNPQLAQWVDTLRGYCETNKQWLARREFILRNMEAFPTVEPGVPSSSLDRLLSLSMVWANHVFLGCSYPQAVMDKIKEMSEGMVVEDAPVHRTTMDGALAKGKRSATTEGDADSFVKRAKCGPNELDSRPAGRTATRPMGQKSGPPPQAPAEHQPFFNRLYKAVAWKLVSAGGFGPNLDHFEILRSCVESCKQTLACVFVPLKDITGLPAGRTQKEGHVCEIRCQTVYMGTGYGRDESAAKAMASKEALKVFQGRKVTVKICRRRYKGKDVEDLMLLDEQPRSQGFPPALSYPFQDEQLEDASS from the exons aTGGCGGGGGAGAGGAGCGGAGAGGACATAGTTTCAGAATACCTGGGCCAGAACCCGCAGCTGGCCCAATGGGTCGACACTTTGAGGGGCTACTGTGAGACCAACAAACAGTGGTTAGCTCGGAGAGAGTTCATCCTGAGGAACATGGAGGCTTTCCCCACGGTGGAGCCAGGAGTCcccagcagcagtctggacaggctgttgtctctgtccatggtgtGGGCCAATCACGTTTTCCTCGGCTGCAG CTATCCACAGGCGGTAATGGACAAGATCAAGGAGATGAGTGAGGGGATGGTTGTGGAAGATGCCCCAGTTCACAGAACAACAATGGACGGAGCCCTGGCCAAAGGGAAGCGGAGTGCCACGACTG AGGGCGATGCTGACAGCTTTGTGAAAAGAGCTAAATGTGGGCCTAATGAGCTCGACAGTCGACCTGCTGGGAGGACCGCGACGCGGCCCATGGGTCAGAAATCAGGACCTCCTCCGCAGGCTCCAGCAGAGCACCAGCCCTTCTTCAACCGCCTCTACAAGGCGGTGGCCTGGAAGTTGGTGTCGGCAGGGGGCTTCGGTCCCAACTTGGACCATTTTGAGATACTTCGTAGCTGTGTAGAGTCGTGTAAACAGACCctggcctgtgtgtttgtgccactgAAGGATATTACGGGCCTCCCCGCGGGTCGCACTCAGAAGGAAGGCCACGTGTGCGAGATccgctgtcagactgtttacatgGGGACAGGATACGGGCGCGATGAGTCCGCCGCCAAAGCCATGGCTTCCAAAGAGGCCCTAAAAGTCTTTCAGGGGCGAAAAGTGACAGTAAAGATCTGCCGACGGAGGTACAAAGGCAAAGACGTGGAGGATTTGATGTTGTTGGACGAACAGCCTCGGAGTCAGGGCTTTCCTCCTGCACTCAGCTACCCTTTTCAGGACGAGCAGCTGGAAGACGCGTCTTCGTAG
- the tubgcp4 gene encoding gamma-tubulin complex component 4: MIHELLLALSGYPGAIFTWNKRTGLQVSQDLPFLHPSETSVLNRLSKLGSDYIRFTEFIEQHTGHVHQQEHHTNQPSQTGLHGIYLRAFCTGLDSMLQPYRQALLDLEQEFLGDPHLTISHVNYKLDEFQLLFPSVMVVVETIKSQKIHGCQILETVYKHSCGGLPPVRMALEKILAVCHGVMYKQLAAWMLHGLLLDQSEEFFVKQGPSAGGAAANQEEEEEDLGLGGLSGKQLRELQDLRLIEEENMLAPSLQQFSLRTEMLPSYIPIRVAEKILFVGESVQMFENHNHSPSRAGSILKHQEDLFAAELHRLKQQPLFSLVDFENLIDRIRSTVAEHLWTLMVEESDLLGQLKIIKDFYLLGRGELYQVFIDLAQHMLKTPPTAVTEHDVNVAFQQAAHKVLLDDDNLLPLLHLTVDYQGKDSKEATGPRDGATPPQDSSPREVPPTGWAALGLTYKVQWPLHILFTPAVLEKYNVVFRYLLSVRRVQSQLQHCWALQMQRKHLKSSQTDAVKWRLRNHMAFLIDNLQYYLQVDVLESQFSQLLQQINSTRDFESIRLAHDHFLSNLLAQSFILLKPVFHCLNEILELCHNFCSLVSVASLDERGTAQLDILVKGFRRQSSVLFKILSSVRNHQINSDLAQLLLRLDYNKYYTQAGGTLGSV, encoded by the exons ATGATTCATGAGCTGTTGTTGGCGTTGAGTGGATACCCGGGGGCGATTTTTACATGGAACAAACGAACAGGTTTGCAG GTGTCCCAGGACCTGCCCTTCCTTCACCCCAGTGAGACCAGTGTCCTCAACCGGCTCTCTAAACTGGGCTCAGATTACATTCGCTTCACAGAGTTCATAGAGCAGCACACGGGTCATGTGCATCAACAA GAGCATCACACCAACCAGCCCAGCCAGACCGGACTTCATGGAATTTACTTGCGGGCTTTCTGCACAGGCCTGGACTCTATGCTGCAGCCGTACCGACAGGCCCTGTTGGACCTTGAACAAGAG TTCCTTGGAGATCCACATCTGACAATATCACACGTGAACTATAAGCTTGATGAG ttccagctgctgtttccgtctgtgatggtggtggtggagacTATCAAATCACAGAAG ATCCACGGCTGTCAGATCCTGGAGACGGTCTACAAGCACAGCTGTGGGGGGCTTCCTCCTGTTCGCATGGCCTTAGAGAA GATTCTGGCTGTGTGCCACGGTGTCATGTACAAGCAGCTTGCGGCTTGGATGCTTCACGGGTTGCTGCTGGACCAAAGCGAGGAGTTTTTCGTGAAGCAGGGGCCCAGcgcaggaggagctgctgccaaccaggaggaggaggaggaggacctgggGCTGGGAGGTCTGAGCGGGAAACAGCTCAGAGAACTGCAGGACCTG AGGCTGATCGAGGAGGAGAACATGTTGGCTCCGTCTCTGCAGCAGTTCTCCCTGCGAACGGAGATGCTGCCCTCTTACATTCCCATCAGAGTGGCCGAGAAGATCCTCTTCGTCGGAGAATCTGTCCAGATGTTTGaaaaccacaaccacagccCATCGAGAGCTG GCTCCATACTGAAGCACCAGGAGGACctgtttgctgcagagctgcacagactCAAGCAGCAGCCTCTTTTCAGCCTGGTGGATTTTGAAAATTTGATTGATCGCATCAGGAGCACAGTGGCAGAG CATCTCTGGACGTTGATGGTGGAGGAGTCAGATCTGCTCGGGCAGCTCAAG ATTATTAAAGACTTCTACTTGCTGGGTCGCGGCGAGCTCTACCAGGTTTTTATTGACCTCGCACAGCACATGCTGAAGACGCCTCCAACAGCCGTCACTGAGCACG ATGTAAACGTGGCCTTTCAGCAGGCGGCTCATAAGGTGCTGCTGGACGACGACAacctgctgccgctgctgcaccTCACGGTCGACTACCAGGGCAAAGACAGCAAAG AGGCGACGGGCCCCAGAGATGGAGCCACTCCTCCACAGGACTCCTCCCCTCGTGAGGTCCCGCCCACAGGCTGGGCAGCTCTGGGTCTCACCTACAAGGTTCAGTGGCCACTGCACATCCTCTTCACTCCTGCCGTGTTGGAGAA GTACAACGTTGTGTTCAGGTACCTGCTGAGTGTGCGGCGGGTGCAGTcgcagctgcagcactgctgggCTCTGCAGATGCAGAGGAAACACCTGAAGTCCAGCCAGACAGACGCTGTGAAGTGGAGGCTCCGCAACCACATGGCCTTCCTGATCGACAACCTGCAGTATTACTTACAG GTGGACGTGCTGGAGTCTCAGTTCTCTCAGCTGCTTCAGCAGATCAACTCCACCAGAGACTTCGAGAGCATCCGACTGGCCCACGACCACTTCCTCAGCAACCTGCTCGCTCAGTCCTTCATCCTGCTCAAGCCG GTGTTCCACTGCCTGAACGAGATCCTCGAGCTGTGCCATAACTTCTGCTCGCTGGTCAGCGTGGCGTCGCTGGACGAGCGGGGGACCGCCCAGCTGGACATCCTCGTCAAG GGCTTCAGGCGGCAGTCCTCCGTACTCTTTAAAATCCTGTCGAGTGTGAGGAACCATCAGATTAACTCTGATCTGGCTCAGCTGTTACTGCGATTGGACTACAACAAATACTACACGCAGGCTGGAGGGACCCTGGGCAG tgtttga